The Streptomyces sp. RKAG293 genome includes a region encoding these proteins:
- a CDS encoding pyridoxamine 5'-phosphate oxidase family protein: MDPQQIAQELADAHELLSQASMARLAYNGLDGRPRVIPIGIFWTGDEIVMSTAATAPKVKALSAHPEVALTIDAGDSPGSARTLSVRGVVHLTIVDGVVPEYLAAARKNFDAEYAVEFERNCRAMYDRMARIAVEPQWARFYDFGAGRVPQFLAELAKKVS, encoded by the coding sequence ATGGACCCCCAGCAGATCGCACAGGAACTGGCCGACGCCCACGAACTGCTGAGCCAGGCGTCCATGGCGCGGCTGGCCTACAACGGACTCGACGGGCGGCCCCGCGTCATCCCGATCGGGATCTTCTGGACCGGCGACGAGATCGTCATGTCCACCGCAGCCACGGCGCCCAAGGTAAAAGCGCTGTCCGCCCACCCCGAGGTTGCCCTGACCATCGACGCCGGCGACAGCCCCGGCTCGGCCAGGACACTGTCGGTGCGCGGCGTCGTGCACCTGACCATCGTCGACGGGGTGGTTCCGGAGTACCTTGCGGCCGCCCGCAAGAACTTCGACGCCGAGTACGCGGTCGAGTTCGAGCGGAACTGCCGGGCCATGTACGACCGGATGGCGCGTATCGCGGTCGAACCGCAGTGGGCACGGTTCTACGACTTCGGTGCCGGGCGAGTGCCGCAGTTCCTCGCCGAACTCGCCAAGAAGGTGAGCTGA
- a CDS encoding acetylserotonin O-methyltransferase: MNDHSAGRRLIELMAGFWKTQAIYIATESGIIDALDRAGRSTAIALALETDTDPDALGRLLLFLRALDVVEGDEESAGYALTAVGELLRTGTRDSMRDHVRIYGSHFYQAWGELAHCLRTGGSAFSHVFGSDLFSYLNDHPDTSLAYERAMVAGTLFFSEVSTVHDFSTARRIVDVAGGHGALLNEILNANTAAHAVLFDAPHVIEEAASRPIATDHAGRCELVPGNFFESVPADGDVYLLSRILHCFDDEACQDILANCRRAMAPDGRLIIIERLLTQDTGSSLAQGYNMHMLVVLGGGRERDEAQYRTLLDKAGFTTVDLHPLPLETHLIVATPR; encoded by the coding sequence ATGAACGACCACAGTGCCGGGCGCCGACTGATCGAGCTGATGGCCGGCTTCTGGAAGACCCAGGCCATCTACATCGCCACCGAATCCGGCATCATCGACGCCCTCGACCGGGCCGGCCGCTCCACCGCCATCGCCCTGGCCCTGGAAACCGACACCGACCCCGACGCCCTGGGACGCCTCCTTTTGTTCCTGCGCGCCCTGGACGTCGTCGAAGGAGACGAGGAATCCGCCGGCTACGCGCTGACCGCGGTGGGAGAGCTCCTGCGCACCGGCACCCGCGACTCCATGCGCGACCACGTGCGGATCTACGGCTCGCACTTCTACCAGGCCTGGGGCGAGTTGGCCCACTGCCTGCGCACCGGCGGCTCGGCGTTCTCCCACGTCTTCGGCAGCGACCTGTTCTCCTACCTCAACGACCACCCCGACACCTCGCTGGCCTACGAACGCGCCATGGTCGCCGGCACCCTGTTCTTCTCCGAGGTCAGCACCGTCCACGACTTCTCCACCGCCCGCCGCATCGTGGACGTCGCCGGCGGCCACGGGGCGCTGCTCAACGAAATCCTGAACGCCAACACCGCCGCCCACGCCGTGCTGTTCGACGCCCCGCACGTCATCGAGGAGGCCGCGTCCCGCCCCATCGCGACCGACCACGCCGGCCGCTGCGAACTGGTGCCGGGCAACTTCTTCGAGTCGGTGCCCGCCGACGGCGACGTCTACCTCCTGTCCCGCATCCTGCACTGCTTCGACGACGAGGCCTGCCAGGACATCCTGGCCAACTGCCGCCGCGCGATGGCCCCCGACGGCCGACTGATCATCATCGAACGGCTCCTGACCCAGGACACCGGCTCCTCCCTCGCCCAGGGATACAACATGCACATGCTGGTCGTCCTCGGCGGCGGCCGCGAACGCGACGAGGCCCAGTACCGCACCCTGCTGGACAAGGCCGGCTTCACCACCGTGGACCTGCACCCCCTTCCCCTGGAAACCCACCTCATCGTCGCCACCCCCCGCTGA
- a CDS encoding class I adenylate-forming enzyme family protein, whose translation MHALVDRVTRGNGFYIGEIFHAAARRDATTRVTLDRPLHWAPERGCDFTVGQLADQIDELAARLWAAGVRPTERVVLYKSDNFDIALLACATARIGAVPVLLSPALDGAISGVLLGRLDQPWLLTDAVTLSGALHDTDLTAVVRTVLLSAGRAPAGRAVNTVTLASHTGAPRRDPVFLHPRQPSLITHSSGTTGIPKLAVHCPETGWHRLVPQRIVSWPIRERETAALCMTFVHSRFYQALAMFLGHGNPLVIAVDPEPAAIATLFTRTRPGYVETHPNTYIDWEELADAPGAPLSTVRVFGATFDAMHPRTIQRLLAASHRKRPLFVQFYGQSEIGPMAGRWYTRRTARTADGRCVGLPLPGFISMRVVDSAGRRLRAGRTGHLEVRSRTRILTYLGEDERFDSQLHDGWWRVGDMGHLTRWGLLHLMDREVDRIDTMDSNLAAEDLLMGRLEELREVVIVAGPAGEPVPVVATRAESPLDTHRWQQATADLPPMAPVLHVHYDDLPRTSTRKIQRPELVRLLHQDRLRPVAAPHGGTAPDQTAGA comes from the coding sequence GTGCACGCCCTAGTGGACCGGGTGACGCGCGGCAACGGCTTCTACATCGGCGAGATCTTCCACGCCGCCGCCCGCCGCGACGCCACCACCCGCGTCACTCTCGACCGCCCCCTGCACTGGGCGCCGGAGCGCGGATGCGACTTCACCGTCGGACAACTCGCCGACCAGATCGACGAACTGGCCGCCCGGCTGTGGGCGGCCGGAGTGCGACCCACCGAACGCGTCGTCCTCTACAAGAGCGACAACTTCGACATCGCCCTGCTGGCCTGCGCGACCGCACGCATCGGCGCCGTCCCCGTCCTGCTGTCACCCGCCCTGGACGGGGCCATCTCCGGCGTCCTCCTGGGCCGCCTCGACCAGCCCTGGCTCCTGACCGACGCCGTCACCCTCAGCGGGGCACTGCACGACACCGACCTGACCGCCGTCGTACGCACCGTCCTGCTCAGCGCCGGCCGGGCCCCTGCCGGCCGCGCGGTGAACACCGTCACCCTCGCCTCCCACACCGGCGCGCCCCGCCGCGACCCGGTCTTTCTCCACCCCCGCCAGCCCTCGCTGATCACCCACAGTTCCGGCACCACCGGGATACCCAAACTGGCCGTGCACTGCCCCGAGACCGGCTGGCACCGGCTGGTTCCCCAGCGGATCGTGTCCTGGCCGATCCGTGAACGCGAGACCGCCGCGCTGTGCATGACGTTCGTCCACTCCCGCTTCTACCAGGCGCTGGCGATGTTCCTGGGCCACGGCAACCCCCTGGTCATCGCCGTCGACCCGGAACCGGCCGCCATCGCGACCCTGTTCACCCGCACCCGCCCCGGGTACGTCGAGACCCACCCCAACACCTACATCGACTGGGAAGAACTCGCCGACGCCCCCGGCGCGCCCCTCAGCACGGTCCGGGTCTTCGGCGCGACGTTCGACGCCATGCACCCGCGCACCATCCAGCGCCTGCTCGCCGCCTCCCACCGCAAGCGGCCGCTGTTCGTCCAGTTCTACGGACAGTCCGAGATCGGCCCGATGGCCGGCCGCTGGTACACCCGGCGCACCGCCCGCACCGCCGACGGGCGCTGCGTGGGGCTGCCGCTGCCCGGCTTCATCTCGATGCGCGTCGTCGACTCCGCCGGACGGCGGCTGCGCGCCGGGCGCACCGGCCACCTCGAGGTCCGCAGCCGCACCCGCATCCTGACCTACCTCGGCGAGGACGAACGCTTCGACAGCCAACTGCACGACGGCTGGTGGCGCGTCGGCGACATGGGACACCTCACCCGGTGGGGGCTGCTGCACCTGATGGACCGGGAGGTCGACCGCATCGACACCATGGACAGCAACCTGGCGGCCGAGGACCTGCTGATGGGCCGTCTCGAGGAACTGCGCGAGGTCGTGATCGTGGCCGGCCCCGCCGGCGAGCCCGTCCCGGTGGTCGCCACCCGCGCCGAGAGCCCCCTGGACACCCACCGCTGGCAGCAGGCCACCGCGGACCTGCCCCCGATGGCGCCCGTCCTGCACGTCCACTACGACGACCTGCCGCGCACCTCCACCCGCAAGATCCAACGACCCGAACTGGTCCGACTGCTCCACCAGGACCGCCTCCGCCCGGTCGCCGCCCCACACGGCGGCACCGCACCCGACCAGACAGCGGGAGCTTGA
- a CDS encoding FAD-dependent monooxygenase yields MAHPTHPIAIVGAGIAGLVTAAVLRSHGIDCRLIEQTTRFGTVGAGIQLSPNGVRILQRLGLAPALAATAVTARSIETRRWDDASLLAHTPHGQACSDLFGAPYYLIHRADLQKCLLSALPADFVTLGTSCARVVEHPDHAEIHHTDGSVTRARLVIGADGVHSTVRRSVVDDAPRFSGYAVHRGLVPADTVPSFRDDPRVLFWLGPGRHVTYYPIAGSSTVHFSAVGAVTTPQHTTPQHTTPQHTTPPRHDITPRHATTSRYDIPPHADPHDTASRAGAVEDLEAAFTGWHEEVRRVVTAATSVTRWGLFDRDIAPRYATGRVALVGDAAHPMLPYLSQGANQALEDAVVLAHCLADTHPHDPAPALRRYQALRHPRTAEIHRRARTLAQSFHLPDGAQQSARDTTLRATGDLAHLRWLYGYDAHAATDTPVETDTPAAADRRLPTP; encoded by the coding sequence ATGGCCCATCCAACGCATCCCATCGCCATCGTGGGGGCAGGCATCGCCGGGCTGGTGACCGCCGCAGTCCTGCGCAGCCACGGAATCGACTGCCGTCTGATCGAACAGACCACCCGGTTCGGCACCGTGGGCGCCGGCATCCAGCTCTCGCCCAACGGTGTGCGGATCCTGCAACGGCTGGGCCTGGCACCCGCCCTGGCGGCCACCGCGGTCACGGCCCGCTCCATCGAGACCCGGCGCTGGGACGACGCGAGCCTGCTCGCCCACACCCCGCACGGCCAGGCCTGCAGCGACCTCTTCGGCGCCCCGTACTATCTGATCCACCGCGCTGACCTGCAAAAGTGCCTACTGTCCGCGCTCCCTGCGGACTTCGTGACCCTCGGCACGAGCTGCGCGCGGGTGGTGGAGCACCCGGACCACGCCGAGATCCACCACACCGACGGCTCCGTCACCCGGGCCCGGCTCGTCATCGGCGCCGACGGGGTGCACTCCACCGTCCGCCGCTCGGTCGTCGACGACGCCCCCCGGTTCTCCGGATACGCCGTGCACCGCGGCCTGGTCCCCGCCGACACGGTGCCCTCCTTCCGCGACGACCCGCGTGTGCTGTTCTGGCTCGGGCCCGGACGGCACGTCACCTACTACCCGATCGCGGGCAGCAGCACCGTCCACTTCAGCGCCGTCGGCGCCGTCACCACCCCACAGCACACCACCCCACAGCACACCACCCCACAGCACACCACTCCACCGCGGCACGACATCACCCCACGGCACGCCACCACCTCGCGGTACGACATCCCACCGCACGCCGACCCCCACGACACCGCGTCCCGGGCCGGCGCCGTCGAGGACCTGGAGGCGGCGTTCACCGGATGGCACGAAGAGGTACGGCGGGTGGTGACCGCGGCGACCTCCGTCACCCGCTGGGGACTGTTCGACCGCGACATCGCCCCCCGCTACGCCACCGGGCGCGTCGCCCTGGTGGGCGACGCCGCACACCCGATGCTCCCCTACCTGTCCCAAGGCGCGAACCAGGCACTGGAGGACGCCGTCGTCCTGGCCCACTGCCTCGCCGACACCCACCCCCACGACCCGGCCCCGGCACTGCGCCGCTACCAGGCACTGCGCCACCCGCGCACCGCCGAGATCCACCGCCGCGCCCGCACCCTCGCGCAGAGCTTCCATCTCCCCGACGGCGCACAGCAGTCGGCCCGCGACACCACGCTGCGCGCGACCGGGGACCTGGCACACCTGCGGTGGCTGTACGGATACGACGCCCACGCCGCGACGGACACCCCGGTCGAGACGGACACCCCCGCCGCGGCAGACCGCCGGCTCCCCACCCCGTAA
- a CDS encoding CynX/NimT family MFS transporter, with translation MTDTEDRLSAPARNGPPPSAPQGGRTPLGFAVVALFVAAANLRPAIAAVSPLVDRIRTDLDLSATGVSLLTTVPTLAMGLCAPLAASIGRRWGLQRGVLLGLLIVAVATAARGLGESTWLQLCCAAVVGAGIAIAQTLLPAVVKTRFADRAGLVTGIYTAGLGLGGAVAAGVSAPLADALDSWPGALASWAVLAVAGMVLWSAAKGPLRLEHIDGPKGPATTGLPWRSALAWRITAVAAGNSALYYCELAWIAPLLHDDGGYSESSAGFMLTVMISIQVVAMLGVPALMGERTDKRPGLAATTVLTAVGFVGFAVSPGTATWVWIVAMGIGHGGLFTLVLTLPVWASRDAAHAGRLSAMAFFIGYACAAVGPVVVGALRDTTGDYHLAFALLAAVTVLMLLPIARLSPQRIDADRTSGT, from the coding sequence ATGACCGACACCGAAGACCGCTTAAGCGCACCAGCACGCAACGGGCCGCCGCCCTCCGCCCCGCAAGGCGGCCGCACCCCCCTCGGCTTCGCCGTCGTGGCCCTGTTCGTGGCCGCGGCGAACCTACGGCCCGCCATCGCGGCCGTCTCCCCGCTCGTCGACCGGATCCGCACCGACCTGGACCTGTCGGCGACCGGCGTGTCCCTGCTGACCACCGTCCCGACCCTGGCGATGGGCCTGTGCGCGCCGCTGGCGGCGTCCATCGGCCGCCGCTGGGGACTGCAACGCGGCGTCCTGCTGGGGCTCCTGATCGTCGCGGTGGCCACCGCGGCCCGCGGCCTGGGGGAGTCGACCTGGCTGCAGCTGTGCTGCGCGGCCGTGGTCGGCGCGGGCATCGCGATCGCCCAGACCCTGCTGCCGGCCGTGGTCAAGACCCGCTTCGCGGACCGCGCCGGCCTGGTCACCGGCATCTACACCGCCGGCCTGGGGCTGGGCGGCGCGGTGGCCGCCGGCGTCAGCGCACCGCTCGCCGACGCCCTGGACTCCTGGCCCGGCGCCCTGGCGTCCTGGGCGGTCCTGGCCGTCGCGGGCATGGTGCTGTGGTCGGCCGCCAAGGGACCCCTGCGCCTGGAACACATCGACGGACCCAAGGGACCCGCGACCACCGGACTGCCCTGGCGCTCCGCGCTGGCCTGGCGGATCACCGCGGTCGCGGCCGGGAACTCCGCCCTGTACTACTGCGAACTGGCCTGGATCGCCCCCCTGCTGCACGACGACGGCGGCTACAGCGAGTCCAGCGCCGGATTCATGCTGACCGTGATGATCTCCATCCAGGTCGTGGCCATGCTGGGCGTGCCGGCCCTGATGGGCGAACGCACCGACAAACGCCCGGGGTTGGCCGCCACCACCGTCCTGACCGCGGTGGGCTTCGTCGGCTTCGCCGTCAGCCCCGGCACCGCGACCTGGGTCTGGATCGTGGCCATGGGCATCGGTCACGGCGGCCTGTTCACCCTGGTCCTGACCCTGCCCGTCTGGGCCAGCCGGGACGCCGCCCACGCCGGCCGCCTCAGCGCCATGGCGTTCTTCATCGGCTACGCCTGCGCGGCCGTGGGCCCCGTCGTCGTCGGCGCCCTGCGGGACACCACCGGCGACTACCACCTGGCCTTCGCCCTGCTGGCAGCCGTCACCGTGCTGATGCTCCTGCCCATCGCCCGCCTGTCACCCCAACGCATCGACGCCGACCGGACCTCCGGCACCTGA
- a CDS encoding Rrf2 family transcriptional regulator produces the protein MKLSNGVEWALHCCVSLSQSSVPVPAARLAQLHGIPPAYLAKHLQSLSRAGIVRSTPGPVGGYAFTRPPEQISALEVVQAIDGAEAAFRCTEIRRNGPLAVQPEACVKKCAIARAMAAADTAWRAALSSITVADLGRSIDADSSGTALHDVRHWLSGPG, from the coding sequence ATGAAGCTCTCCAACGGGGTCGAGTGGGCGCTGCACTGCTGTGTCTCGCTCAGCCAGAGCAGCGTTCCGGTGCCGGCCGCCCGCCTCGCCCAACTCCACGGCATCCCTCCGGCGTACCTCGCCAAACACCTCCAGTCGCTGTCGCGGGCCGGCATCGTGCGCTCGACGCCGGGGCCGGTGGGCGGCTACGCCTTCACCCGGCCGCCCGAGCAGATCTCCGCGCTGGAGGTCGTCCAGGCCATCGACGGCGCCGAAGCGGCGTTCCGCTGCACCGAGATCCGCCGCAACGGGCCGTTGGCGGTGCAGCCCGAAGCGTGCGTGAAGAAGTGCGCGATCGCCCGCGCCATGGCCGCGGCCGACACCGCCTGGCGGGCCGCGCTGAGCTCGATCACGGTGGCCGATCTCGGCCGGAGCATCGACGCCGACAGTTCGGGCACCGCGCTGCACGACGTGCGCCACTGGCTGTCGGGACCGGGCTGA
- a CDS encoding AfsR/SARP family transcriptional regulator has protein sequence MQFGVLGPLRIAVAGSAADVAVAPKVRTVLAMLLLHTDQVVPVPALMRDLWNERPPATGLRTLQTYILNCRKLLAQLTGRPSADIARDTLVTRAGGYSFTSACGPVDWLDFQRLTDRGGKAIAAGDDRSGIQLMEQALELWRGDALADVPAGPVIEAKRRLLEESRLGAIGVLSEARIRKGMHREVTAQLVALTSEHQLHEGLHAQYMRALALSGRRAEALEVFSDLRVRLAAEIGIDPGYPLQQLQLAILKSHTGDI, from the coding sequence GTGCAATTCGGGGTGCTGGGCCCGCTGCGCATCGCGGTCGCCGGATCGGCCGCCGACGTCGCGGTCGCCCCGAAGGTCCGCACGGTGCTGGCCATGCTGCTGCTGCACACCGACCAGGTGGTCCCGGTGCCCGCGCTGATGCGCGATCTGTGGAACGAGCGGCCACCGGCGACCGGGCTGCGGACGCTGCAGACCTACATCCTCAACTGCCGCAAGCTCCTCGCGCAGCTCACCGGCAGACCGTCGGCCGACATCGCCCGCGACACGCTGGTGACCCGGGCCGGCGGATACAGCTTCACCAGCGCGTGCGGCCCGGTGGACTGGCTGGACTTCCAGCGCCTGACCGACCGCGGCGGCAAGGCGATCGCCGCCGGCGACGACCGCTCGGGCATCCAGCTCATGGAACAGGCCCTGGAGCTATGGCGGGGCGACGCCCTGGCGGACGTGCCGGCCGGCCCGGTCATCGAGGCCAAACGCCGCCTGCTGGAGGAGTCCCGGCTGGGCGCCATCGGCGTACTGAGCGAAGCACGCATCAGGAAGGGGATGCACCGTGAGGTCACGGCCCAACTGGTCGCGCTCACCAGCGAGCATCAGCTCCACGAGGGGCTGCACGCCCAGTACATGCGGGCCCTGGCGCTGAGCGGACGCCGCGCGGAGGCGCTGGAGGTCTTCAGCGACCTGCGGGTCCGGCTCGCGGCGGAGATCGGGATCGACCCGGGCTACCCGCTCCAGCAACTCCAACTGGCCATCCTGAAATCGCACACCGGCGACATCTGA
- a CDS encoding 2-amino-3,7-dideoxy-D-threo-hept-6-ulosonate synthase gives MVRSALPGTSLRLARLSGHGDGRLLLVPLDHSVSDGPIATPGGFDNLVRDIVAGGADGIVVHKGRARQIDPQLLASCSLLVHLSASTAHGPDTDAKVLVGDVEEALRLGADAVSVHVNIGSVTEGAQLADLGAVAAACGRWGMPLLAMIYPRGPRITAPIAPQLVAHVANIAADLGADLVKTVFAGSVEQMAEAVAACPVPVLVAGGPDTRQSLPDFARTALGAGCQGLAVGRRIFTAPSPAQAVRELADILHPPLTATLPLPLPLPSSRLTGVL, from the coding sequence ATGGTGCGATCCGCTCTTCCCGGTACCTCATTGCGATTGGCCAGACTGTCCGGACACGGGGATGGCCGCCTCCTCCTCGTTCCCCTCGATCATTCCGTTTCCGACGGGCCGATCGCCACGCCCGGCGGATTCGACAACCTGGTGCGTGACATCGTCGCCGGCGGGGCGGACGGAATCGTGGTGCACAAAGGGCGGGCCCGGCAGATCGACCCCCAGCTGCTGGCGTCGTGTTCGCTGCTGGTGCACCTGAGCGCCAGTACCGCCCACGGCCCGGACACCGATGCCAAGGTTCTGGTCGGCGACGTCGAGGAGGCGTTGCGGCTGGGGGCGGACGCGGTGAGCGTCCACGTCAACATCGGGTCCGTCACCGAGGGCGCCCAGCTCGCCGACCTGGGGGCGGTGGCGGCCGCGTGCGGCCGGTGGGGCATGCCGCTGCTCGCGATGATCTACCCGCGCGGGCCGCGGATCACCGCACCCATCGCGCCGCAGCTGGTGGCGCATGTGGCGAACATCGCCGCGGACCTGGGCGCGGACCTGGTCAAGACGGTGTTCGCCGGATCCGTCGAACAGATGGCCGAGGCGGTTGCGGCCTGCCCGGTCCCGGTGCTGGTCGCCGGCGGCCCGGACACCCGCCAGAGCCTTCCCGACTTCGCCCGCACCGCGCTGGGGGCCGGCTGCCAGGGCCTGGCCGTGGGACGGCGGATCTTCACCGCCCCCTCGCCCGCGCAGGCGGTGCGCGAACTCGCCGACATCCTCCACCCCCCGCTGACCGCGACGCTCCCCCTCCCTCTTCCCCTCCCGTCCTCACGATTGACAGGTGTGCTGTGA
- a CDS encoding 3-dehydroquinate synthase II family protein → MKLSWIDIRTVGSAKQAILQEALHARVDGIVADRPDDLAGLPPTVQKILFPQGGALPEDFGAADIVVVDPAKHGEPAELAARHPQIEFGRFVEITDAATLEDACRSGRTEKWSVLLFRDPTKIPLEIVIAAAAAAEGSLITVAADAEEAAIIFGVLELGSDGVMMAPSRVGDATALKAAARTTVPDLDLVELEITATAHVGMGERACVDTATYFRQDEGILVGSHSKGMILCVSETHPLPYMPTRPFRVNAGAIHSYTLAADERTSYLSELKAGSKVTAVDIHGRTRLVTVGRVKIETRPLLSVDAVAPDGRTANLILQDDWHVRVLGPGGTVLNSTELKPGDKVLGYLPLQDRHVGYPINEFCLEK, encoded by the coding sequence GTGAAGCTCAGTTGGATCGACATCCGCACCGTCGGCTCCGCGAAGCAGGCCATCCTCCAGGAGGCGCTGCACGCCCGGGTGGACGGCATCGTGGCCGACCGGCCCGACGACCTCGCCGGCCTGCCGCCCACCGTCCAGAAGATTCTCTTCCCGCAGGGCGGGGCGCTGCCCGAGGACTTCGGCGCCGCCGACATCGTCGTGGTCGACCCGGCCAAGCACGGCGAGCCCGCCGAACTGGCCGCCCGCCACCCCCAGATCGAGTTCGGGCGCTTCGTGGAGATCACCGACGCGGCCACGCTGGAGGACGCCTGCCGCAGCGGGCGCACCGAGAAGTGGAGCGTGCTGCTGTTCCGGGACCCGACGAAGATCCCGCTGGAGATCGTGATCGCGGCCGCCGCGGCGGCCGAGGGCAGCCTGATCACCGTCGCGGCGGACGCCGAGGAGGCGGCGATCATCTTCGGGGTGCTGGAACTCGGCTCGGACGGGGTGATGATGGCACCGTCCCGGGTCGGGGATGCCACCGCGCTCAAGGCCGCGGCCCGCACCACCGTCCCCGACCTGGACCTCGTCGAGCTGGAGATCACCGCGACCGCGCATGTGGGGATGGGCGAGCGGGCCTGCGTGGACACCGCCACCTACTTCCGCCAGGACGAGGGCATCCTGGTCGGCTCGCACTCCAAGGGCATGATCCTGTGCGTCAGCGAGACGCACCCGCTGCCCTACATGCCCACCCGCCCGTTCCGCGTCAACGCCGGCGCCATCCACTCCTACACGCTGGCCGCCGACGAACGCACCAGCTACCTCAGCGAGCTGAAGGCCGGCAGCAAGGTCACCGCCGTCGACATCCACGGCAGGACCCGGCTGGTGACCGTGGGCCGCGTCAAGATCGAGACACGCCCGCTGCTGTCCGTCGACGCCGTCGCACCCGACGGCCGCACGGCCAACCTGATCCTGCAGGACGACTGGCACGTGCGGGTCCTGGGCCCCGGCGGCACCGTCCTGAACAGCACCGAACTCAAGCCCGGCGACAAGGTACTGGGCTACCTGCCGCTGCAGGACCGCCATGTCGGCTACCCCATCAACGAGTTCTGCCTCGAGAAGTGA